The sequence below is a genomic window from Actinokineospora baliensis.
TTCGAACGGGACTACCCGGACGCGACGACCGTCCTGCTGGAACAGAACTACCGGTCCACGCAGAACATCCTCACCGCGGCCAACGCGGTCATCTCGCGCAACCCGAACCGGCGCGACAAGCGGCTGTGGACCGCGTCCGGCGACGGCGAGAAGATCGTCGGCTACGTCGGCGACAACGAGCACGACGAGGCCAGCTTCGTGGCCAACGAGATCGACCGGCTGGTCGACTCCGGGGTGGCCAACAACAGCGACGTCGCGGTGTTCTACCGGACCAACAACCAGTCCCGGGTGTTCGAGGAGATCTTCATCCGGCTGGGGCTGCCCTACCGGGTGGTCGGCGGGGTCCGGTTCTACGAGCGCCGGGAGATCCGCGACGCCCTGGCGTACCTGCGGGTGCTGGCCAACCCGGACGACACGGTCAGCCTGCGGCGGGTGCTCAACGTGCCCAAGCGCGGCATCGGCGACCGCGCCGAGGCGTGCGTGTCCGCCTACGCCGACCGGGAGCGGATCAGCTTCGCCGCGGCGCTGCGCGCGGCGACCGAGGGCAAGGTCCCGCTGCTCAACCCGCGCTCGCAGCGGGCGGTGTCCGGGTTCGTGGAGCTGGTGGACGGTCTGCGCCGGTTCGTCGACGACGGGCAGGACGTGGCCGAGGTGCTCGACGCGGTGCTCGACCAGACCGGCTACCGCGCCGAACTGGAGGCCAGCGACGACCCGCAGGACGCCTCGCGGCTGGAGAACCTGAACGAGCTGCTGACCGTCGCCAGGGAGTTCACCGAGGCGCCGGAGGTCATGGCGCCCGACAACGCCCCCGAGGGGATCGCCCCGGTCGAGCAGACCGGGCCCGCCGCCGGGTCGCTCGCGGCGTTCCTGGAGCGGGTGTCGCTGGTGGCCGACGCGGACTCCATCCCCGACGCCGAGGACTCCGGTGGCGTGGTCACGCTGATGACCCTGCACACCGCGAAGGGCCTGGAGTACCCGGTCGTGTTCAGCACCGGCTGGGAGGACGGGATCTTCCCGCACATGCGCGCGCTCAGCGACCCGGTGGAGCTGGCCGAGGAGCGCAGGCTGGCGTACGTCGGCATCACCAGGGCCCGGGAGCGGCTGTACCTGTCGCGGGCGATCGTGCGCTCGGCGTGGGGCCAGCCGATGACCAACCCGGCGTCGCGGTTCTTCGACGAGATCCCGCCGGACCTGCTGGAGTGGCGCCGGATCGGGCCGGAGCGCTCGGCGCCGACCAGGGCGACCACCTGGGGCGGCCGCTCGAGCCAGTCGGTGCAGGCCAGCAGGCAGCGGGCGTCGCCGACCAGCGGCTGGAAGGACGGCCCGTCGCTGTCGCTGGCGGTCGGCGACCGGGTCAACCACGACAAGTACGGCCTGGGCACCGTGGTCGCCGCCGACGGCCAGGGGCCGAGGGCCACGGCGACGATCGACTTCGGCACCTCGGGCACCATCCGGCTGATGCTGATCGGCAGCGTGCCGATGGTGAAGCTCTAGTTTCACTCTCCCC
It includes:
- the pcrA gene encoding DNA helicase PcrA, producing MEALFDLPAPDPGPAPEQRLPARVAALLDDLNDHQRRAVEHAGTPLLVVAGAGSGKTRVLTRRIAYLLAERHVHPGQVMAITFTNKAAAEMKERVADLVGRRANAMWVSTFHSMCVRVLRREGKALGMGSSFSIYDADDSRRLLTLVARDLDLDPKRYPARTLSVHISNLKNELVDAETAAQNAGNDLERRVAEVYAEYQRRLGQANAVDFDDLIMRTVEVLQAFPDVAEYYHRRFRHVLVDEYQDTNHAQYTLVRELVGKGEDGLPPAELCVVGDADQSIYAFRGATIRNIVEFERDYPDATTVLLEQNYRSTQNILTAANAVISRNPNRRDKRLWTASGDGEKIVGYVGDNEHDEASFVANEIDRLVDSGVANNSDVAVFYRTNNQSRVFEEIFIRLGLPYRVVGGVRFYERREIRDALAYLRVLANPDDTVSLRRVLNVPKRGIGDRAEACVSAYADRERISFAAALRAATEGKVPLLNPRSQRAVSGFVELVDGLRRFVDDGQDVAEVLDAVLDQTGYRAELEASDDPQDASRLENLNELLTVAREFTEAPEVMAPDNAPEGIAPVEQTGPAAGSLAAFLERVSLVADADSIPDAEDSGGVVTLMTLHTAKGLEYPVVFSTGWEDGIFPHMRALSDPVELAEERRLAYVGITRARERLYLSRAIVRSAWGQPMTNPASRFFDEIPPDLLEWRRIGPERSAPTRATTWGGRSSQSVQASRQRASPTSGWKDGPSLSLAVGDRVNHDKYGLGTVVAADGQGPRATATIDFGTSGTIRLMLIGSVPMVKL